From a single Poecilia reticulata strain Guanapo linkage group LG2, Guppy_female_1.0+MT, whole genome shotgun sequence genomic region:
- the nmi gene encoding N-myc-interactor isoform X1, which yields MLDLCTARMSSIAQMDNLEDAKKELKELKRKVEKADDVKARMMLEKLEGDELKENAKKEMMAQAGKQESFQKEFTQDLEKVKDEIQNLSKHKQDILDKLKRCKAQLEAKRTEASKLKHKFKIYAQIPETEVKFLSLIREENGEGEDISHSVRGVFTISQRAAVLLRGGQALITFEEEKVAQKILKLPGCRVSCEDTTVNVKPKGLTLEXSVKFEVHVDVSRKELKVSNIPAAMPEDRMEDRLEISFSRPTKGGGEVESVDYNVETGTGSITFLKPGVAWRLARKGVYKVNLESEVNVKVGPAYEYKLEKFQTSCGSSRRTILLEGIDDVEEEEDLQDHLEIHFQKPNNSGGEIENIKYIAKGKSLQAFFSEDKVDTTN from the exons AATTGAAG AGGAAAGTTGAGAAAGCTGATGACGTGAAAGCCAGGATGATGCTGGAAAAACTGGAAGGAGATGAATTAAAGGAGAAtgccaaaaaagaaatgatggCTCAAGCTGGAAAGCAGGAGTCTTTCCAGAAAGAATTCActcaagacttggaaaaagtCAAG gaTGAAATCCAGAACCTTTCTAAACACAAGCAAGATATACTGGATAAACTGAAGCGATGCAAAGCTCAGCTGGAGGCTAAGAGAACCGAGGCTTCAAAACTGAAGCACAAATTCAAG ATCTATGCCCAGATTCCAGAGACAGAGGTGAAGTTTCTGTCTCTTATCAGAGAGGAGAATGGGGAGGGAGAAGACATCAGTCATTCAGTCAGAGGAGTGTTTACCATCAGTCAGAGAGCTGCAGTGCTCCTACGAGGAGGCCAGGCTCTCATCACTTTTGAGGAAGAGAAAG TGGCTCAAAAGATCCTGAAGCTCCCTGGTTGCCGTGTGTCCTGTGAAGACACCACCGTGAATGTGAAACCTAAAGGACTCACCTTGGAAMCATCTGTGAAGTTTGAG GTCCATGTGGATGTGTCCAGAAAAGAGCTGAAAGTATCCAACATCCCCGCTGCCATGCCGGAGGACAGAATGGAGGACCGTCTGGAGATCAGCTTTTCCAGACCAACCAAGGGAGGAGGAGAAGTGGAGAGTGTGGATTACAATGTCGAGACTGGAACTGGGtccattacatttttgaaacctGGAG TTGCCTGGAGGTTGGCCAGAAAAGGAGTGTACAAAGTAAATCTTGAATCTGAAGTTAATGTCAAGGTTGGACCAGCGTACGAGTACAAGTTGGAGAAGTTTCAA ACATCATGTGGTTCATCAAGGCGAACCATTCTTCTGGAAGGCATTGATgatgtggaggaggaggaggacctgCAGGACCACCTGGAAATTCATTTCCAGAAGCCCAACAACAGTGGTGGTGAAATTGAAAACATCAAGTATATTGCTAAGGGAAAGTCTCTCCAGGCATTTTTCAGTGAGGACAAAGTAGACACAACCAACTAA
- the nmi gene encoding N-myc-interactor isoform X2 gives MSSIAQMDNLEDAKKELKELKRKVEKADDVKARMMLEKLEGDELKENAKKEMMAQAGKQESFQKEFTQDLEKVKDEIQNLSKHKQDILDKLKRCKAQLEAKRTEASKLKHKFKIYAQIPETEVKFLSLIREENGEGEDISHSVRGVFTISQRAAVLLRGGQALITFEEEKVAQKILKLPGCRVSCEDTTVNVKPKGLTLEXSVKFEVHVDVSRKELKVSNIPAAMPEDRMEDRLEISFSRPTKGGGEVESVDYNVETGTGSITFLKPGVAWRLARKGVYKVNLESEVNVKVGPAYEYKLEKFQTSCGSSRRTILLEGIDDVEEEEDLQDHLEIHFQKPNNSGGEIENIKYIAKGKSLQAFFSEDKVDTTN, from the exons AATTGAAG AGGAAAGTTGAGAAAGCTGATGACGTGAAAGCCAGGATGATGCTGGAAAAACTGGAAGGAGATGAATTAAAGGAGAAtgccaaaaaagaaatgatggCTCAAGCTGGAAAGCAGGAGTCTTTCCAGAAAGAATTCActcaagacttggaaaaagtCAAG gaTGAAATCCAGAACCTTTCTAAACACAAGCAAGATATACTGGATAAACTGAAGCGATGCAAAGCTCAGCTGGAGGCTAAGAGAACCGAGGCTTCAAAACTGAAGCACAAATTCAAG ATCTATGCCCAGATTCCAGAGACAGAGGTGAAGTTTCTGTCTCTTATCAGAGAGGAGAATGGGGAGGGAGAAGACATCAGTCATTCAGTCAGAGGAGTGTTTACCATCAGTCAGAGAGCTGCAGTGCTCCTACGAGGAGGCCAGGCTCTCATCACTTTTGAGGAAGAGAAAG TGGCTCAAAAGATCCTGAAGCTCCCTGGTTGCCGTGTGTCCTGTGAAGACACCACCGTGAATGTGAAACCTAAAGGACTCACCTTGGAAMCATCTGTGAAGTTTGAG GTCCATGTGGATGTGTCCAGAAAAGAGCTGAAAGTATCCAACATCCCCGCTGCCATGCCGGAGGACAGAATGGAGGACCGTCTGGAGATCAGCTTTTCCAGACCAACCAAGGGAGGAGGAGAAGTGGAGAGTGTGGATTACAATGTCGAGACTGGAACTGGGtccattacatttttgaaacctGGAG TTGCCTGGAGGTTGGCCAGAAAAGGAGTGTACAAAGTAAATCTTGAATCTGAAGTTAATGTCAAGGTTGGACCAGCGTACGAGTACAAGTTGGAGAAGTTTCAA ACATCATGTGGTTCATCAAGGCGAACCATTCTTCTGGAAGGCATTGATgatgtggaggaggaggaggacctgCAGGACCACCTGGAAATTCATTTCCAGAAGCCCAACAACAGTGGTGGTGAAATTGAAAACATCAAGTATATTGCTAAGGGAAAGTCTCTCCAGGCATTTTTCAGTGAGGACAAAGTAGACACAACCAACTAA